A single region of the Anaerostipes rhamnosivorans genome encodes:
- the hxlA gene encoding 3-hexulose-6-phosphate synthase, with the protein MKLQLALDEMPLVDALRFADKVAEHVDIIEIGTPFVMDEGMRGVREFHRFFPDKEILADLKIMDGGYLEASYAYEAGAAYATILGVSDNLTIEGALKAARDFERKLVVDMICVEDLPSRIAKMEEIGVDILAVHTGADQQAAGREPIEDLKVMTENAKKAQIAVAGGINSKTIDKYVALKPEIIIVGSAIGHAEDPVAEAKAIKDAML; encoded by the coding sequence ATGAAATTACAGTTAGCATTAGACGAAATGCCGTTAGTAGACGCCTTGAGATTTGCAGATAAGGTAGCAGAGCACGTTGATATCATTGAGATCGGAACTCCATTTGTTATGGATGAGGGAATGCGCGGAGTGCGTGAGTTCCACCGTTTCTTCCCCGACAAAGAAATCCTTGCGGACTTAAAAATCATGGACGGAGGATATCTTGAGGCAAGCTATGCGTATGAAGCTGGGGCAGCTTACGCAACGATCCTTGGAGTGTCTGACAACCTGACAATTGAAGGAGCTTTGAAGGCTGCCAGAGATTTTGAAAGGAAGCTTGTGGTAGACATGATCTGCGTAGAAGATCTCCCAAGCAGGATCGCAAAGATGGAAGAGATCGGCGTTGACATCCTGGCAGTACATACCGGAGCTGACCAGCAGGCAGCGGGAAGAGAACCGATTGAGGATCTCAAAGTTATGACAGAAAATGCAAAAAAGGCACAGATCGCCGTAGCCGGAGGAATCAATAGTAAAACTATTGACAAATATGTAGCATTAAAACCGGAGATTATCATCGTAGGTTCTGCTATTGGTCATGCAGAGGATCCTGTAGCGGAAGCAAAAGCAATCAAAGACGCAATGTTGTAA
- a CDS encoding dihydroxyacetone kinase subunit DhaK, whose translation MQRFVNNPDYIVEDMVKGFLKAHDDLIVKNEKNDRVVQYKNAPVEGKVGLVTGGGSGHEPAFLGYVGENMMDAVAVGEVFSSPSAQAFYDAFMAADSGKGVACLFGNYAGDNMNVKMAIRKAKKQGVTVKYVTATDDVASSPKETKEKRHGIAGGVFMWKVGGAKAAKGADLDEVIATAQKAVDNTRSICVGLSPCAIPAVGHPNFDIKEGDMEFGIGHHGEPGINVQKLKPAKEIANDMAKAVIDDLEPADGDEVAVLLSGLGATPIMELYVLYDEIEAYLKEQGLSIYKVLIGDYVTSLDMNGAALTVMKLDEELKELLDYDAKAPGLK comes from the coding sequence TTGCAGAGATTTGTAAATAATCCGGATTACATTGTAGAGGATATGGTCAAAGGCTTTCTGAAGGCCCATGACGATTTGATTGTTAAAAATGAAAAAAATGACCGCGTTGTCCAATATAAAAACGCTCCGGTAGAAGGCAAAGTCGGCTTGGTCACCGGAGGCGGAAGCGGACATGAGCCTGCGTTCCTTGGATACGTAGGAGAAAATATGATGGATGCGGTAGCTGTGGGAGAGGTATTTTCTTCTCCGTCTGCCCAGGCATTTTATGACGCGTTCATGGCAGCGGACTCTGGAAAAGGTGTTGCCTGCCTGTTCGGAAACTATGCCGGCGACAATATGAATGTAAAAATGGCCATACGCAAAGCAAAGAAACAGGGAGTCACTGTAAAATATGTGACAGCAACGGACGATGTGGCATCTTCTCCGAAAGAGACAAAAGAAAAACGCCACGGAATCGCAGGTGGTGTCTTCATGTGGAAGGTTGGAGGCGCTAAGGCGGCTAAGGGAGCAGACCTGGACGAAGTCATCGCTACAGCGCAAAAGGCAGTGGACAACACGAGAAGTATCTGTGTGGGACTGAGCCCGTGTGCAATCCCGGCAGTGGGCCATCCGAACTTTGACATCAAAGAGGGGGATATGGAATTTGGTATCGGCCATCACGGTGAGCCAGGGATCAATGTCCAGAAACTAAAACCAGCCAAGGAAATTGCCAATGATATGGCAAAAGCAGTCATTGATGACCTGGAGCCTGCTGACGGTGATGAAGTGGCAGTGCTTTTGTCCGGATTGGGAGCTACACCGATCATGGAACTGTATGTGCTCTACGATGAGATTGAAGCATACCTGAAAGAGCAGGGGCTTTCCATATATAAAGTACTGATCGGTGACTATGTGACCTCACTTGATATGAATGGTGCGGCTCTTACTGTGATGAAGCTGGATGAGGAGTTAAAAGAGCTGCTTGACTATGATGCCAAAGCGCCAGGTTTAAAATAA
- the hxlB gene encoding 6-phospho-3-hexuloisomerase, with protein sequence MEAVNLKIITDELSKFSGMVKEEEIQGLADEIKKANKIFLAGAGRSGLAARGFTNRLLHMGFDVHFVGEISCPPIKEGDLIVLGSGSGTTQSLIVMGEKAKKVGARIATVTMFPTHTIGQMADVIVTVPGSTPKKAEGEKNLAESNQPMGNLFEQMSWLTYDSIIMNLMSDLGQTSEEMMGRHTNLE encoded by the coding sequence ATGGAAGCAGTCAATTTAAAGATAATCACGGATGAACTGTCAAAGTTTTCAGGGATGGTCAAAGAAGAAGAAATCCAGGGTCTGGCAGATGAGATCAAGAAAGCAAACAAGATCTTCCTGGCAGGAGCAGGTCGTTCGGGACTGGCAGCAAGAGGATTTACCAACCGTTTATTACATATGGGATTTGACGTGCATTTTGTAGGAGAGATCTCTTGTCCGCCGATCAAAGAAGGAGACCTGATCGTCCTCGGATCTGGCTCAGGAACAACGCAGAGTCTGATCGTCATGGGTGAAAAGGCAAAGAAGGTTGGAGCAAGAATCGCTACTGTGACTATGTTTCCTACACATACCATCGGACAGATGGCAGATGTGATCGTGACAGTGCCTGGATCTACTCCGAAGAAAGCAGAAGGAGAAAAGAATCTGGCAGAATCCAATCAGCCAATGGGAAATCTGTTTGAGCAGATGAGCTGGCTGACCTATGACAGCATTATCATGAATCTTATGAGCGACCTGGGACAGACAAGCGAAGAGATGATGGGAAGACATACAAATTTAGAATAG
- a CDS encoding DeoR/GlpR family DNA-binding transcription regulator, producing the protein MGKLIAAERQKEIIRLLNSNGSVKISQLAKQFQVSRETIRRDLLHLNEIGAVKKSHGGATSVYELKPLPWESRVREKVPLKEKLCERAMEFIEDGNVIFLDSGSTIFCLAGMLSKKSGYTIVTTSLEAAYALVHSNNKVILTGGMLNPNSMAAEGFQATSLINSLKVDIAFLGTNGFEQHKGPAVSDFQDAQTKQAIIPNARTNVVIADSSKAEASSLIQYTSWHDIDHLIIDGDIPGDVLRNIQEMTDVVLV; encoded by the coding sequence ATGGGCAAATTAATCGCGGCAGAACGCCAAAAAGAAATCATAAGGCTGCTAAACAGCAATGGGAGCGTAAAGATCAGCCAGCTTGCGAAACAGTTCCAGGTATCCAGAGAAACGATCCGGCGGGATTTACTACATCTAAATGAAATAGGAGCGGTAAAGAAAAGCCACGGCGGGGCCACTTCTGTCTATGAACTAAAACCTCTGCCGTGGGAGTCCAGGGTCAGGGAGAAGGTCCCGCTGAAAGAAAAGCTGTGCGAACGGGCCATGGAGTTCATCGAGGATGGCAATGTGATTTTCCTGGACTCCGGAAGCACCATCTTCTGCCTGGCAGGAATGCTGAGCAAGAAATCCGGCTACACCATTGTGACCACTTCACTGGAGGCTGCTTATGCCTTGGTTCACAGCAACAATAAGGTGATTCTTACCGGCGGCATGCTGAATCCAAACAGCATGGCAGCCGAGGGCTTCCAGGCTACCAGTCTGATTAACTCACTGAAGGTTGACATTGCATTCTTAGGTACCAACGGTTTTGAACAGCACAAAGGTCCCGCTGTATCAGACTTTCAGGATGCCCAGACAAAACAGGCCATTATACCGAACGCCAGAACCAATGTGGTGATCGCAGACAGCTCCAAGGCCGAAGCATCTTCCCTGATCCAGTACACAAGCTGGCATGATATCGACCATTTGATCATCGACGGAGATATTCCCGGGGACGTGCTGCGCAACATACAGGAAATGACTGATGTGGTTCTGGTGTAA
- a CDS encoding NAD(P)H-dependent flavin oxidoreductase, with translation MEVKPLKIGDLVAKIPIIQGGMGVGVSLSSLAGAVAKEGGIGVLSAAQIGYDEPDFEKDPEGANMRAMKKHIKKAREIAPNGIIGINIMVATRLYANYVKEAIANGIDLIISGAGLPTELPALAKGSKTKLVPIVSPKKSARVILKMWDKKHQTAPDALLIEGPKAGGHLGFKYEELVNDETYENYDDTIQEIIDMVKPYEEKYEKEIPVIVAGGISSKEDMEHCLSMGASGVQIATPFVTTEECDAHIKYKEAYINCKKEDITIVKSPVGMPGRAIKNKFMDMVQREGRIKPKHCFNCMSACNPAETVYCITERLIEAVKGNIDDGLIFCGADAWKCNKITTVKDVIGSYLR, from the coding sequence ATGGAAGTGAAACCATTAAAAATCGGGGATTTAGTTGCAAAAATCCCTATTATACAGGGAGGAATGGGCGTAGGTGTCAGTTTAAGTTCTCTTGCGGGGGCTGTTGCAAAAGAGGGCGGTATCGGGGTACTGTCCGCAGCTCAGATTGGATATGATGAGCCTGACTTTGAAAAGGACCCAGAAGGGGCCAACATGCGCGCCATGAAAAAACATATTAAAAAAGCTAGAGAGATCGCTCCCAACGGAATCATTGGCATTAACATTATGGTGGCTACCAGGCTGTATGCCAACTATGTCAAAGAAGCTATAGCTAATGGGATTGATCTGATCATCTCAGGCGCAGGCCTTCCGACAGAATTGCCTGCTTTGGCAAAAGGGAGCAAGACAAAGCTTGTTCCTATAGTTTCACCCAAAAAATCTGCCCGGGTGATCCTTAAGATGTGGGACAAAAAGCACCAGACAGCACCGGATGCTCTTCTGATCGAAGGGCCGAAAGCCGGAGGCCATCTGGGATTCAAATACGAGGAACTTGTAAACGATGAGACTTATGAAAACTATGACGATACGATCCAGGAGATCATCGACATGGTAAAGCCTTACGAAGAAAAGTATGAGAAGGAGATCCCGGTCATTGTAGCGGGAGGCATTTCTTCCAAAGAAGACATGGAACACTGTCTATCTATGGGGGCTTCTGGTGTGCAGATCGCCACTCCGTTTGTCACCACGGAAGAGTGTGACGCGCATATAAAGTACAAAGAGGCTTATATCAATTGCAAAAAAGAAGATATCACCATTGTTAAGAGCCCGGTGGGAATGCCGGGGCGTGCCATTAAGAATAAATTCATGGACATGGTCCAGAGAGAAGGCAGGATCAAGCCGAAGCACTGCTTCAACTGTATGTCTGCCTGCAATCCGGCTGAGACTGTTTACTGCATCACGGAACGGCTGATCGAGGCGGTAAAAGGAAACATTGATGACGGATTGATCTTCTGTGGGGCTGACGCCTGGAAGTGCAATAAGATCACAACAGTAAAGGACGTAATTGGAAGTTATTTAAGATGA
- a CDS encoding acetyl-CoA carboxylase biotin carboxylase subunit: protein MFKKILIANRGEIAVRIIRACREMDILSVAICSEADKDALHAQLADETVCIGPAAAKDSYLDMERVIGAAMAVGADAIHPGFGFLSENSKFVRMCEKCNISFIGPSADIIDKMGDKSAARKTMMEADVPVVPGTKDAVYEALEGRKIADEMGYPVMIKASAGGGGKGMRICEASEEFEHTFETAKREAENAFGDGTMYIEKYIRDPRHIEFQILADKYGNVIHLGERDCSIQRRHQKLIEESPSPAINKELREKMGAIAVKAAKAAGYYSAGTIEFLKDQDGNFYFIEMNTRIQVEHPVTEWVTGIDLIREQIRIAAGRHLTYQQKDIHIAGHAIEVRVNAEDTEHDFRPSPGVVTNVHFPGGKGVRIDSALFTGYQIPPFYDSMVAKLIVYDKNRKLALRKLKNALGELVLEGIKTNIDYQYDIINHQDFIEGNVDTGFIERFQKEREEEKESQGEASC, encoded by the coding sequence ATGTTTAAGAAGATTTTAATTGCAAACAGAGGAGAAATTGCGGTACGCATTATCCGGGCCTGCCGTGAGATGGATATTTTATCTGTGGCGATCTGTTCTGAGGCGGATAAGGATGCCTTACATGCACAGCTGGCAGACGAGACGGTCTGTATCGGACCTGCGGCGGCAAAGGACAGCTATCTAGATATGGAGCGGGTGATCGGAGCTGCCATGGCAGTGGGAGCAGATGCGATCCATCCTGGATTCGGTTTTTTATCGGAAAACAGCAAGTTTGTGCGCATGTGCGAAAAATGCAATATTTCATTTATTGGACCTTCCGCAGACATCATCGACAAGATGGGAGACAAATCCGCAGCCAGAAAGACGATGATGGAAGCGGATGTCCCTGTGGTGCCAGGAACGAAGGACGCGGTTTATGAAGCTTTGGAGGGCAGGAAGATCGCCGATGAGATGGGATATCCTGTCATGATCAAGGCCTCTGCCGGAGGCGGCGGAAAAGGAATGAGGATCTGTGAAGCCTCCGAAGAGTTTGAGCATACATTTGAAACGGCAAAGAGGGAAGCGGAAAATGCTTTCGGCGACGGCACCATGTATATTGAAAAATATATCCGTGACCCGAGACATATTGAATTTCAGATCTTAGCGGACAAATACGGCAATGTGATCCATCTGGGTGAGAGGGACTGTTCTATTCAGAGGCGTCATCAGAAACTGATCGAGGAGTCGCCGTCACCGGCGATCAACAAAGAACTCAGGGAGAAGATGGGCGCCATTGCGGTCAAGGCCGCAAAAGCAGCCGGATACTACAGTGCCGGTACCATTGAGTTCCTGAAGGACCAGGACGGAAACTTCTATTTTATTGAGATGAACACAAGGATACAGGTAGAACATCCGGTCACGGAGTGGGTAACAGGAATCGACTTGATCCGGGAACAGATCCGGATTGCGGCGGGAAGGCACTTAACCTATCAGCAGAAGGATATCCACATTGCCGGGCATGCCATTGAGGTCAGAGTCAACGCTGAGGACACAGAACATGATTTCAGGCCTAGTCCCGGAGTAGTGACAAACGTGCATTTTCCGGGAGGAAAGGGTGTGCGCATTGATTCTGCCCTGTTTACAGGATACCAGATTCCACCGTTTTATGATTCAATGGTTGCCAAACTGATCGTCTATGATAAGAACAGGAAGCTGGCTCTTAGAAAACTTAAGAATGCTTTGGGCGAGTTGGTGCTGGAAGGCATCAAGACAAACATTGATTATCAGTATGATATCATCAACCACCAGGATTTCATCGAGGGGAATGTTGATACCGGATTTATTGAAAGGTTCCAGAAGGAACGGGAAGAAGAGAAAGAAAGCCAAGGTGAAGCATCATGTTAA
- the fabZ gene encoding 3-hydroxyacyl-ACP dehydratase FabZ: protein MLNIKEIMEIIPHRSPFLLVDRIEEMEVGKRAVGKKCVTYNEPFFAGHFPQEPVMPGVLIIEALAQVGAVCTLSAEENKGKIGFLGGVNKAKFRGKVVPGDVLTLEIEMIKVKGPVGVGKGTATVDGKVVASGEITFMIG, encoded by the coding sequence ATGCTGAATATAAAAGAAATCATGGAGATTATTCCTCACAGAAGCCCTTTCCTGCTGGTGGACCGCATCGAAGAGATGGAAGTCGGCAAGAGAGCTGTAGGGAAAAAATGTGTGACATATAATGAGCCCTTTTTTGCAGGTCATTTTCCTCAGGAGCCGGTGATGCCGGGAGTGCTCATCATCGAGGCTCTGGCGCAGGTAGGAGCCGTGTGCACGCTCTCTGCGGAAGAAAATAAAGGAAAGATCGGGTTCCTGGGCGGAGTGAACAAAGCAAAATTTCGCGGGAAAGTTGTACCCGGAGACGTGCTTACCCTGGAGATTGAGATGATCAAGGTGAAAGGACCGGTAGGTGTCGGAAAAGGAACCGCGACGGTAGACGGAAAAGTCGTCGCGTCCGGAGAAATCACATTTATGATCGGCTAG
- the accB gene encoding acetyl-CoA carboxylase biotin carboxyl carrier protein has protein sequence MKLEEMKELIQALSDSDVDKFEYKDDDFSVKLSKNETKVIAAPEFAAPPVPAAAALPQAAPESVPVKEEVEGNAVTAPLVGTFYSAPSEGAEPFVQVGDTVKKGQIVGIVEAMKLMNEVESEFDGTVVSIPVNNGDIVEYGEPLVIIR, from the coding sequence ATGAAATTAGAGGAAATGAAAGAACTGATCCAGGCATTGTCAGATTCTGATGTAGATAAGTTTGAATATAAAGACGACGATTTCTCAGTGAAGCTGTCAAAGAATGAGACAAAAGTCATCGCTGCGCCGGAGTTTGCAGCACCGCCGGTACCTGCAGCTGCCGCACTGCCGCAGGCAGCACCCGAGTCTGTTCCTGTAAAAGAAGAGGTAGAGGGAAACGCAGTGACCGCACCTTTGGTTGGAACCTTCTATTCAGCGCCTTCAGAAGGAGCTGAGCCGTTTGTGCAGGTAGGTGATACGGTGAAAAAGGGCCAGATCGTCGGGATCGTTGAGGCCATGAAGCTGATGAATGAAGTGGAGAGTGAGTTTGACGGAACGGTTGTCAGCATCCCTGTAAACAACGGGGACATTGTAGAATACGGGGAACCGCTGGTCATCATCCGGTAA